DNA sequence from the Halococcus salsus genome:
CGTCGACCGGGTGGCGTCGATCATCGACCGCGTCACGCGGTTCGTCACCGGGATCGGGGTGATCGCGCTGGTGGTCGCCGCCGTCGGGATCGCCAACATCATGCTGGTGAGCGTGGCCGAACGGACCCGCGAGATCGGGATCATGAAGGCCGTCGGCGCGCGCAACCGCGACGTGATGGCGCTGTTTCTCACCGAAGCCACGCTGCTCGGCGTCGTCGGGGCCATCGTGGGGCTCCCGCTCGGTGTGGCCGTGGCCTATGGCGCGACGCTCTACGCCGAGGTGGCGTTCACTCCGGCCTACGGCTGGTTCGCCATCGCGGTCGCCGTCGGGATCCTGGTTGGGGTCCTCGCCGGGCTCTACCCCGCGTGGCGCGCCGCCCGGATCGACCCCATCGACGCGCTCAGGTACGAGTGAGGGGCGTTCGATCGCTCGCTGAAACGAGCCCCCTATGTGCGACGGGTGACGATCCCTCCGCATGTCTCCGTCATCCGACTCGACCGTCGACCTCCGGGAACTCTACGAACGGGCGCGGGCGGGTCGATACGGCTTCTTCGCGAGCAACGTCACCCACTTCGACGTCCTCGTCGGGCTGCTCGACGGAAGCGCCACCGCCGACGCCGATCTAGTCGTACAAGCGAGCCGCGAGGAGGCGGCCTTCTTCGGTGGCGGTGACCCCGCGGTCGGGCTGGAGGTCCTCGGTGCAGCCCTCGACTCGCTCGCCGAGCAGTACGGTATCGAGGCGTTCTGCAACGTCGACCACGTCCACCTCCCCGAGGAGGCGGAGTTCCTCGAAACCTGCCTCGACTCGGACGTCCCCGATTCGGTGATGGTCGACGCCTCCGACCGGCCGTTCGAGGAGAACGTCGAGTACACCGCCGGGACCGTCGAGCGGGCCGACGACGACCTGCTCGTCGAGGCCGAACTCGGTCGCATCGCGGGCGTCGAGGGCAGCACCGAGACGGCCGCCGACGAGGCGTTCTACACCGACCCCGAGACGGCCGTCGAGTTCGTCGAGCGCACGGGCTGTGACCTGCTCGCGGTCTCGATCGGCACACAACACGGCGTCGCGTCCGACCGGGACCTCGACGTGCGACCGGACCTCGCCGTGGCGATCGACGAGGCGCTCGTCGAGGCAGGGGAAGAGACCTTCCTCGTCGTGCACGGGGCCTCCGGCCTCGCGGACGAGCGGATCGAGGCGCTGCTCGACGCCGGGGTCTGCAAGTTCAACAAGAACACCCGCTACCAGTACGAGTTCGCCCGGACCGCCGCGGACTTCTACCACGACCACGCGGACGCCATCCGCCCGCCCGAGGGCGTCGCCGACGACCGCTCGAACTTCTTCGCCGAGAGCGACTGGTCACCGGAGAAGACGTTCTTCCACCCGCACGTCGTCTCGAACGCCGCCCGCGACCGCGTCGCGACGGTCATGAGCGACCTCTGTGAGGTGACGGGCACCGCCGGCGAGACGATGGCCGCGGGACGATGACCGAGGACGATCCCGTCCTGATCGGGATCGACGCCGGGCTGACCAACGTCACGGTGACGGCGTTCGACGGGACGGGCGACGACCTCGCGACCGCCTCCGAACCGACGCCGACGGTCGAGACGCCGACCGACCGGGACGAGCAGGACCACGACCGGCTCTGGGAGACCGTCGGCGAGACGGTCACAGCGGTGCTCGACGCGCCCGCGGTCACGCCGGCGGCGGTCGCCGGGGTCGGCGTCGCCGGTCACGGTCACGGTCTCTACGGGCTCGATAGCGACGGGGAACCCGTCTGTGGGATCAAATCGACCGACAGCCGGGCTATCGGTATCATCGACGAACAGCGCTCGGACGTGGCCGACGCGGTCGCCGACCGCCTCGGCTGGCAGCCGTTCGGTGCCGACCCGCTGAGCCTGCTCGTCTGGCTCGCCGAGCACGACCCGGCGACGTACGACCGGCTCGATACGGTACTCTTCGCGAAGGACGTGCTCACCCATCGCCTCACCGGCGAGCGGTCGACTGACCCCACTGAGGGGAGCGTCTTCTACGGTCCCGAGGGGGAGTACGATAGGGAAATTTTCGAACTGCTCGACGTCCCGGCAGCCTTCGAGACGCTGCCACCGGTGAAACCGAGCACCGGTTCCTGCGGGACGGTGACGAGCGAGGCCGCGGCCCGAACCGGGCTTCCCGAGGGGACACCGGTCGCCACGGGGTTCCACGACGTCGCGGCGTGTGCGCTCGGGGCCGGTCTCACCACACCCGGCGACGGCCTCGCGATCCTCGGCACGTGGGGCCAGAGCGTCGCGGTGCTCGACTCGCCGGCGGACGGGACCGGCGGCCTCCCGCGGCGCTACCTCGACGGCTGGATCCGGTACAAGGGGCTCAGGGCCGGCGCGGCCTGCGTCGAGTGGTTCACCGAGACCTACGGGGCCGACTGGCACCGGGAGGCGCGCGAACGGAACATCGATCCGCACACGGTCTACGAGGAGACGATCGCCGATGTCGACCCCGGTTCGAACGGCGTCGTCTTCCACCCGTTCCTCAACGGCTCGACGGACGACCCGACCGGCACGGGCGGGTTCTTCGGGCTCCGGATGGACCACACCGACGCGCAGATGCTCCGGTCGATCTACGAGGGCGTCGCGGTCGCACAGACGAATGCGCTCTCCGAGTTCGCACCGGAACTCGAATCGATCCGTCTCACGGGCGGCGGCGCACGAAGCGACGAGTGGGCGCGGATGTTCGCCGACATCGCCGGCCGGCCGGTGACGGTGCCCGCGGAGCGCGAGACCGGGGCACTCGGGGCGGCACTGTGCGGTGGCGTCGCCGCCGGCGTCTACCCCGACGTCGAGTGGGCGGTCGAGCGAACCGTCGAGCCGGCCCGCCGGTACGAACCGAACCCGGACGTCGAGGCGACCTATCGGACGCTGGCGACGGCGTTCTCACAGGCGGTCGACGGGATGCGCGCGCCGTGGGAAACGCTCAAGTCGCTTAGGGAGATGTCCCAACACGAAGAATGAACGTGTTGCTCTGCGGTGACCCACAACAGCCGAGCGAGTACATGTACGAAGCGCTCGGCCATCTCGAGGACCGAGGTCTGACGTTCGAGCGGATGGACTGGATGGGCGAGGCCTCCCCCGGCGAGTTCCGGAACGTGACGATGGACATGGAGTCGCTCGGCCCCGGGAGCTACGACACCGACGCCATCGCCGAGCGGCTCGACGGCATCGACGCCCTCGTCGTCCACAAGGCACCGGTCTCCCGCGACCTCATCGAGAGCGGCGACTCGCTCTCGATCGTCGGGGCCGCCCGCGGCGGGACGGAGAACGTCGATATCGACGCGGCCCACGAGCACGATATCACGGTCCTGCACGCGCCCGGCCGGAATCGCGACGCCGTCGCCGACTACGCGGTCTCGATGCTGCTCTCGCGGGTGCGCGAGATCCCGTTCAACCACGCCGACCTCTCGACCGGCGAGTGGAGCCAGGTGTTCGACCCCGACCAGTTACCTCCAGATATGCGAACCGCGACGGTCGGGATCGTCGGTTTCGGCCACATCGGCCGCGGCGTCGCCCGACGACTGGCGGGCTTCGAGACCGAGTGTCTGGTCTACGACCCGTTCGTCGCCGACGACGAGATCCGAGACGCGGGTTCCGAACCGGCCGACCTGCCCGACCTACTCGCCGCGGCCGACGCCGTGACCCTCCACGTCCGGCTCTCCGAGGACACCGCCGAGATGATCGGCGAGGAACAGTTCGCGCAGATGAACGACGAGGCGTACCTGGTCAACACCGCGCGGGGCGGGTTGGTCGACGAGGACGCGCTCGTCGACGCGCTCGTGGCGGACGAGATCGGCGGCGCGGCGCTCGACGTCTTCCAGG
Encoded proteins:
- a CDS encoding FGGY-family carbohydrate kinase, with protein sequence MTEDDPVLIGIDAGLTNVTVTAFDGTGDDLATASEPTPTVETPTDRDEQDHDRLWETVGETVTAVLDAPAVTPAAVAGVGVAGHGHGLYGLDSDGEPVCGIKSTDSRAIGIIDEQRSDVADAVADRLGWQPFGADPLSLLVWLAEHDPATYDRLDTVLFAKDVLTHRLTGERSTDPTEGSVFYGPEGEYDREIFELLDVPAAFETLPPVKPSTGSCGTVTSEAAARTGLPEGTPVATGFHDVAACALGAGLTTPGDGLAILGTWGQSVAVLDSPADGTGGLPRRYLDGWIRYKGLRAGAACVEWFTETYGADWHREARERNIDPHTVYEETIADVDPGSNGVVFHPFLNGSTDDPTGTGGFFGLRMDHTDAQMLRSIYEGVAVAQTNALSEFAPELESIRLTGGGARSDEWARMFADIAGRPVTVPAERETGALGAALCGGVAAGVYPDVEWAVERTVEPARRYEPNPDVEATYRTLATAFSQAVDGMRAPWETLKSLREMSQHEE
- a CDS encoding 2-hydroxyacid dehydrogenase; amino-acid sequence: MNVLLCGDPQQPSEYMYEALGHLEDRGLTFERMDWMGEASPGEFRNVTMDMESLGPGSYDTDAIAERLDGIDALVVHKAPVSRDLIESGDSLSIVGAARGGTENVDIDAAHEHDITVLHAPGRNRDAVADYAVSMLLSRVREIPFNHADLSTGEWSQVFDPDQLPPDMRTATVGIVGFGHIGRGVARRLAGFETECLVYDPFVADDEIRDAGSEPADLPDLLAAADAVTLHVRLSEDTAEMIGEEQFAQMNDEAYLVNTARGGLVDEDALVDALVADEIGGAALDVFQDEPLPDDHPLLDFENVVLTPHVAGSTRDAVLGGPRIIATQLEAHLDDETPEHVVQ
- the fba gene encoding class II fructose-bisphosphate aldolase; translated protein: MSPSSDSTVDLRELYERARAGRYGFFASNVTHFDVLVGLLDGSATADADLVVQASREEAAFFGGGDPAVGLEVLGAALDSLAEQYGIEAFCNVDHVHLPEEAEFLETCLDSDVPDSVMVDASDRPFEENVEYTAGTVERADDDLLVEAELGRIAGVEGSTETAADEAFYTDPETAVEFVERTGCDLLAVSIGTQHGVASDRDLDVRPDLAVAIDEALVEAGEETFLVVHGASGLADERIEALLDAGVCKFNKNTRYQYEFARTAADFYHDHADAIRPPEGVADDRSNFFAESDWSPEKTFFHPHVVSNAARDRVATVMSDLCEVTGTAGETMAAGR